One region of Faecalibacter bovis genomic DNA includes:
- the hsdR gene encoding EcoAI/FtnUII family type I restriction enzme subunit R, giving the protein MRNETETRAELIDPLLSQLGWGQNNSIVRREFPITLGRLLGNGQRSKMDKADYVLQYNNRNVAVIEAKAESKHYTLGVAQAKHYADMLKVRFTYSTNGKQYYEIDMVSGVEKEIDNLPTPEELWNRLYVQEQQENPDVYEWKQKLLSTPLESKGGAWQPRYYQQNAIEKALDAIAEGKQRILLTLATGTGKTAVAFQISWKLFQNRWNINRDGKRTPRILFLADRNILANQAFNSFSAFEEDALVRISPKEINKRGKVPKNGSIFFTIFQTFMSGPNDTPNFGQYPEDYFDFIIIDECHRGGANDESSWREILTYFSSAVQLGLTATPKRDVNGDTYEYFGKPVYTYSLKEGINDGFLTPFRVKQIETNIDSYIYTQDDKVIAGEVEEGREYTAKDFNRTIKINEREKHLVKIFMEQINQKEKTLVFCATQEHALEVRDLINQLVTEKNPSYCQRVTADDNALGEMYLKQFCDDEKTIPTILTTSQKLSTGVDATQVRNIVLLRPVRSMIEFKQIVGRGTRLHNGKDYFTIYDFFKNYKHFQDPEWDGEPEEVIIDTTPVSGTPKKCEDCGNTTCTCEKTTEEPCESCGYVKCRCNDEVKKMVSIKLSDGKVRQLQYMSTTTFWDASGKPISSEEFLQSLYGELPSLFKDQEKLQEIWQDISTRKKLLENLSEKGYTLEQLREFQKVINAQNADLYDVLSYIAYQSDILDRKERAGLAKQQLGGYSDKQVEFIDFVLDQYVEHGVNELDDAKLGDLLTLKYHSLKDAKNTLGDIPTIRNTFTSFQKYLYKS; this is encoded by the coding sequence ATGCGTAACGAAACCGAAACTAGAGCAGAACTAATCGACCCGCTTTTATCACAATTAGGCTGGGGACAAAATAATAGCATCGTAAGACGTGAATTTCCAATTACGTTAGGTCGTTTATTGGGAAACGGTCAGCGAAGCAAAATGGACAAAGCAGATTATGTTTTACAATATAATAACCGTAATGTAGCTGTAATCGAAGCGAAAGCAGAAAGCAAACATTATACTTTAGGTGTAGCCCAAGCCAAGCATTACGCAGATATGCTAAAAGTTCGTTTTACTTACAGTACAAACGGAAAGCAATATTACGAGATTGATATGGTTTCAGGAGTAGAGAAAGAGATTGATAATTTACCAACTCCTGAGGAATTATGGAATCGCTTATATGTCCAGGAGCAACAAGAAAACCCAGATGTATACGAGTGGAAACAAAAATTATTATCTACTCCGTTAGAATCTAAAGGTGGAGCTTGGCAACCGAGATATTATCAACAAAACGCAATAGAGAAAGCCTTAGATGCAATAGCAGAAGGTAAACAACGTATTTTGCTTACGTTAGCTACAGGTACAGGAAAAACAGCTGTAGCTTTTCAGATTTCTTGGAAGCTTTTTCAAAATCGTTGGAACATTAACAGAGACGGTAAGCGTACTCCTCGCATCTTATTCCTTGCGGATAGAAATATCTTAGCAAACCAGGCATTTAATAGTTTTAGTGCTTTCGAAGAAGATGCTTTAGTTCGTATCTCTCCAAAGGAAATCAACAAACGAGGAAAAGTACCTAAAAATGGTTCTATCTTCTTTACGATATTCCAAACCTTTATGTCGGGTCCAAATGATACACCAAACTTTGGACAGTATCCTGAGGACTATTTTGATTTTATTATTATAGACGAGTGCCACAGAGGTGGTGCTAATGACGAAAGTTCTTGGCGTGAAATATTAACGTATTTCAGTTCAGCTGTACAATTAGGACTTACAGCCACGCCTAAACGTGATGTAAACGGAGATACGTACGAATACTTTGGTAAACCTGTTTACACGTACTCTTTAAAGGAAGGTATTAACGATGGTTTCTTAACACCTTTCCGTGTTAAGCAAATCGAGACTAATATAGATAGCTACATTTACACGCAAGACGATAAGGTAATTGCTGGTGAAGTAGAAGAAGGCAGAGAATACACAGCGAAAGATTTTAATCGTACCATCAAGATAAACGAACGAGAGAAGCATTTGGTAAAAATCTTTATGGAACAAATCAACCAAAAGGAGAAAACCTTAGTGTTTTGTGCGACACAAGAACACGCCTTAGAAGTTCGTGACCTCATCAATCAGTTAGTTACAGAAAAGAATCCGAGTTATTGTCAGCGTGTAACAGCAGATGATAATGCTTTAGGAGAAATGTATCTAAAACAGTTTTGTGATGATGAGAAAACAATACCTACTATTTTAACAACCTCTCAGAAGTTAAGTACAGGAGTAGACGCTACACAGGTTAGAAATATCGTGTTGTTACGTCCTGTAAGATCGATGATAGAGTTTAAGCAGATTGTAGGACGTGGTACACGTTTACATAATGGGAAGGATTATTTTACGATATATGATTTCTTTAAAAACTACAAACATTTCCAAGACCCTGAATGGGATGGAGAACCTGAGGAAGTTATAATCGATACTACACCAGTTTCAGGAACACCTAAGAAATGTGAAGATTGTGGAAACACAACTTGTACGTGTGAAAAAACAACCGAAGAACCTTGCGAATCTTGTGGATACGTTAAATGTAGATGCAATGATGAGGTTAAAAAGATGGTTAGTATAAAGCTGAGTGATGGTAAAGTCCGTCAGTTGCAGTATATGAGCACGACAACATTTTGGGATGCTTCAGGTAAACCAATCTCATCAGAAGAATTTTTACAATCGCTGTACGGTGAATTACCAAGTCTTTTCAAAGACCAGGAAAAGCTACAAGAGATTTGGCAAGATATATCGACACGTAAAAAGCTTTTAGAAAATTTATCAGAGAAAGGATACACGTTAGAGCAGTTAAGAGAATTCCAAAAGGTGATCAACGCACAAAACGCAGACTTGTACGATGTACTTTCTTATATCGCATATCAATCGGATATTCTGGATAGGAAAGAAAGAGCCGGTTTAGCAAAACAACAACTCGGAGGTTATTCTGATAAGCAAGTAGAGTTTATAGATTTTGTTTTAGACCAATACGTGGAGCACGGTGTTAACGAATTAGATGATGCTAAGCTGGGAGATTTACTCACACTAAAATATCATTCGCTAAAAGATGCTAAAAATACATTAGGAGATATACCAACTATCAGAAATACATTTACAAGCTTTCAGAAATATTTGTACAAATCGTAA
- a CDS encoding JAB domain-containing protein, with translation MRVSEIKISYTNKSKDIVKISSSKDAYEVALSHWDNDLIELQEEVKILLLNKGNRVLGIKELFKGGISSCVIDVRLVMALVLKTNATAIILFHNHPSGNLTPSTADRNITQKIKECCKLFDVEVLDHLIVTKNDYFSFADDGII, from the coding sequence ATGAGAGTATCAGAAATCAAAATTTCGTACACAAACAAGTCAAAAGATATTGTGAAGATTAGTAGCAGTAAGGACGCTTACGAGGTAGCATTATCGCATTGGGATAATGATCTCATAGAATTACAGGAAGAAGTAAAAATACTGCTTCTTAACAAAGGGAATAGAGTTTTAGGAATAAAGGAGCTATTCAAAGGAGGGATTAGTAGTTGTGTTATAGATGTACGTTTGGTAATGGCGTTAGTGCTTAAAACAAATGCTACAGCTATTATTTTGTTTCACAATCATCCAAGTGGTAATCTTACACCTAGTACAGCAGACAGAAATATTACTCAGAAGATTAAGGAGTGCTGTAAACTGTTTGATGTTGAGGTTCTGGACCATTTGATTGTAACAAAAAATGACTACTTTAGCTTCGCAGATGATGGTATCATCTAA
- a CDS encoding helix-turn-helix domain-containing protein, which yields MTEVKNLLSKTRKTLYSWHEKGILTFFKIGGQNYYKTEDVLNLLYINTEATTN from the coding sequence ATGACAGAAGTTAAGAACTTATTGTCGAAAACACGTAAAACGTTATATTCTTGGCATGAAAAAGGAATACTAACATTTTTTAAAATAGGGGGGCAAAACTACTACAAAACGGAAGATGTACTAAATCTCTTATACATTAACACTGAAGCCACAACAAATTGA